The nucleotide window AGACCGGATTTGACATTCGGAACAATGGATCATAATACGCCTACCATACCTGAACAGAGAATGAATATACTGGATAAAATATCCAAAGCACAGTTGGATGCTTTGAAAGCAAACTGTGAAGAATTCGGAATAGAACTTTTGGATATGTTCAATGATAAAAACGGAATAGTTCATATGGTCGGACCTGAATTGGGACTTACACAACCGGGAAAAACTATTGTATGCGGTGACAGTCATACTGCAACACACGGAGCTTTCGGAGCATTGGCTTTCGGGATAGGAACGAGTGAGGTGGAACACGTTCTCGCGACACAGACAATATGGCAGAAAAAGCCTAAAACAATGGGAATCGAAATAACGGGAAAACTCCAGAAAGGTGTTTATGCCAAAGATATTATACTTTACATTATAAAAACCTATGGAATAGGGCTTGGAAACGGGTACGCCTTTGAATTTTTCGGAGATACGATAAGAGCACTTTCGATGGAAGAAAGAATGACAATATGCAATATGGCTATCGAAGGAGGAGGAAAATCGGGGATAATAGCTCCCGATGAAACAACTTTTGAATATGTCAGAGGTAGAAAATATGCTCCTCAGGGAGAAGAAATGGAAAGAAAAATTGCTGAATGGAGAGAATTATACACAGACTCCGTAGAAGCGTTTGATAAATATATTAAAATCGATGTTTCAAATTTGGTACCTCAGGTTACATGGGGTACAAATCCTGAAATGGGAATGGATATAACCGAAGTATTTCCTGATATAAAAGATCATAATGATGAAAAAGCCTATGAATATATGGGACTTGAGCCGGGAAATTCACCGAAAGATATTAAATTGAAACATGTATTTATAGGTTCGTGCACAAACGGGAGATTGAGTGACTTGGAAATTGTTGCAAATATAGTAAAAGGAAAGAAGGTACACTCTAATATTAAAGCTGTTGTAGTTCCCGGCTCTCAAACAGTAAAAAGACTGGCTGAGGAAAAAGGAATAGACAAAATACTGAAAGATGCAGGATTTCAATGGAGAGAAGCAGGATGTTCCACATGTTTGGGAATGAATCCCGATCAGATACCAGGTGGAGAGCATTGTGCCTCCACTTCAAACAGAAATTTTGAAGGAAGACAGGGAAAGGGTGCAAGAACACATCTTGTCAGTCCTGCAATGGCGGCTGCGGCTGCAATACACGGACATTTTATAGATGTCAGATTTGAGGAGGGAGTATAATGAAACCTTTTACGAAATATGAAGGAACTATTGTTCCTATTATGAACGATAATATTGATACGGATCAGTTGATTCCCAAACAGTATTTAAAAAGCATTGAAAAAACAGGATTTGGAGATTATGTTTTTGATGAATGGCGTTATAATGAGGACGGAACGGATAACATGAACTTTAACCTGAATAAACCTGAATATAAAAAAGGAACGATACTTATAACAGGAGATAACTTCGGTTGCGGTTCGTCAAGAGAACATGCGGCATGGGCATTACAGGACTACGGATTTCACGTGATAGTAGCCGGGGGCTATTCGGGAATATTTTATATGAACTGGCTGAATAACGGACATTTGCCGATTACTTTATCGGAAAAGGAAAGACTGGAATTGGCGGCACTTCGCGGAGATGAGAAAGTAATTGTGGATTTGGAAAATAACAAACTGTCTGCAAACGGGAAAGAATATACATTTGAACTGGAAGAAACGTGGAAACAGAGATTATTGAAGGGACTGGATTCTATAGGGTTGACATTAGAGTATGAGAATGAAATCAGGGCTTTTGAAGAAAAAAGAAAGTAATCTGAAATGAAAAAAGGAGGAAAACCATATGGCGTTTAAAAAACTGGATATAAAGGGAAATATTGAAAAATATTTTAGAGAGAACGGTATAAGTTATGATAGAAATTATTTACTTTTGGCAAGAAGAAAATTGTTTTGGAATATTTGGGATGTTTATTCTCAAATTGAGGAAGAACTTTCAAAGGCTTGTGTCGTTTTAGTCAAAAAAGATGAAGTAGAGTTTTTTTTCTGTCCTATTAAAATGAATGGTTTCTCGTCAATGACTATGAAAATAGGCGAAAAAAGATTTAAATTGAATAAAAACGAGATTTTGTCTTTTGAAATAAAAAAAATATTAATAGCTTATAAAATAAGAATAGAAACAAAAGACAGTGTTGAAGTTTTTTTTGTAGAAGGAAAAATATTCGGAAAAAACTGGATTGATGAAAATGTCGAATATATAAAAGAGTTGCTAAAATAGGGGAGAGATTGGAAATGAACAGTGACAGAAATAATGAACAGGATGAAAGTATAATAAAATTTTTTGAAGAAAATAATATAATATATGAGAAAAACTATTTATTTGTAATGGGATTTGTTAAGGTAGAGCCGATGGATTATTTTATAAGAGCGATTACTTTTAGATTTATGCCTTTGCATTATATAGTTTTATTTGAAAAAGACGAAATAAAATTTTATGGTTTTAAATCGTTTAAATTTCATCCGAATCCTGAATTAATTATAAAAAAATCTGAAATAGCAGAAATTAAACTGACAAATAATAATTTTTTGGGAAAGTTGAAAATTTTTACGAAAAGTTCAGAAGAAAAAATAAAAACATACGATTTTAAAGTGATTGTAGGAAACAGAAAATGGACTAAAGAAAATTTAGAGTATTTGAGAAATTCCGAGTGGAGTTCTAAAATGATATAAATGGAAAATTTTATCAAAAATAAAATAAGAGAAAGTATGGAAAATATGGAAAATAGAAAGAAAAAGGTTCAAGTAACTGAAGATGTAATAAAAAAAGGAAAACATTGGAATACTGAAAAATATGAAAAAAATGCACGTTTTGTATCGGATTATGGAATAGACGTAATCAGTTGGCTTGATCCTAAACCTCATGAATATATCCTTGATTTAGGATGCGGAGACGGTGTATTAACTAAAAAAATTATTGAATTTGGTTGTAAAGTGTTAGGAGTAGACGGAAGTCTTGAATTTGTAAATGCTGCTAAAAAAATAGGAGTAAATGCGGTTCAGGGAGACGGAGAAAATCTGAATTTTGAGGAAGAATTTGATGCAATATTTTCAAATGCAGCATTACATTGGATGACCGACCAAGAAAAAGTGATTTCGGGAGTGTCGAAAGGATTGAAAAAAGGAGGACGCTTTGTTGTAGAAATGGGTGGTGCAGGAAATCTGGAGAAAATCCAGAAGGTAATTACAGAAACTGTATCCGAATATGGTTATAAAATAAAAAAATGCTGGTTTCTTCCTACAGAATCCGAAGAAAGAAAATTATTAGAAAAATACGGTCTAAAAGTAAATAAAATGAGTTTTTTCAAGCGACCTACATCTTTGCCTACGGGAATAAAAGAATGGCTTTGGACAATTACAGTTCCATTATTAGGAAATGTTCCTGAAGAATTGCATGGAGAAATAATTGAAAAAATAGCAAAAAAGCTTGAAAGCAGACTGGAATATAAAAATGATAAATATATTGCCGATTATGTAAGATTAAGATTTATTGCTTATAAAGAGTAAAAAATTATATTGAGAAGTAAATTAAATGTAGAGAGGAAGATGAAAATGGACTATAAAATTGCACTGCTGAAAGGGGACGGCATAGGACCTGAAATCGTAGATGAAGCAGTCAAAGTATTAGACAAAATCGGACAGAAATACGGGCATAAGTTTGAATACACTCAAGGATATCTTGGTGGAGAATCCATAGACAGATACGGAGTTCCTTTATCAAAAGAAACAACAGAAATATGTAAGAGCAGTGATTCTGTATTATTGGGTGCTGTGGGAGGTCCTGAATGGGATAATATCGAACCTGAAAAAAGGCCCGAAAAGGGGCTTCTTGCCATAAGAAAAGAATTGGGAGTTTATACAAACTTAAGACCTGCAATTTTATTCAATGTGTTGAAAGATGCAAGCCCTCTAAAGTCAGAGATAATCGGTAACGGACTGGATATAATGATTGTGAGGGAACTGACAGGAGGACTTTATTTCGGACAAAGAGAATATTCCGAAGAAAAAGCACACGATACATTGTCTTACACAAGAGCGGAAATCGAAAGAATTGCAAAAAAAGCATTTGAAATAGCGAAACTGAGAAATAAAAAGCTTACAAGTGTTGATAAACGCAATGTTTTGGATACGTCAAAACTTTGGAGAAAAATTGTAAATGAAATTTCAAAAGACTATCCTGAAGTGGAAGTTTCTCATATGTATGTAGATAACGCTGCAATACAGCTAATTGCAAATCCGGGACAGTTTGATGTGATATTGACAGAAAATATGTTCGGGGATATTTTGTCAGACGAGGCTTCAATGCTCACAGGTTCACTCGGAATGCTGCCATCGGCAAGTTTGGGAGAAGGGAAAATCGGGCTTTATGAACCGAGTCATGGATCTGCACCTGATATAGCGGGACAAAATATTGCCAATCCTATTGCTACAGTATTATCGGCAGCAATGATGTTAAGATATTCATTCGGATTGCCGGAAGAAGCCGATACGATTGAAAAAGCTGTGGATAAGGCTTTACAGGACGGATACAGAACAGCTGATATTTATACAGAAGGAACGAAAAAAGTCGGTACAAAAGAAATGGGCGACAGGATTGCCGAAAGAATATAAGAAATAAGGAGAAATCTTTGTGAATCGAAATATAAAAGAAAAGGAAATACTCCATTATGAAAATGTAACTTTTAAACGTGACGGTAAAATCATTCTTGATAATGTAAATTGGCATATTGATTCAGGAGAAAACTGGGTCTTGCTCGGATTAAACGGTTCAGGAAAATCGACGATTTTGGGAATGATACCCGCATATATTTTTCCGACTCGGGGAGAAGTGAGAGTTTTCGGGCATAAATTCGGTAATTACGTATGGGAGAATATAAAAAACAGAGTAGGATTTGTAAGTTCCTCATTAAACAGTTTTTTAAGTACACTTAATTGGGAGAAAGCTGAAGATGTAGTAATATCGGGAAAATTCAGTTCTATAGGAATATATAGAGAAATAACCGAGAAAGACAGAGAAAAGGCCCGAAAAATAATTGAAAACTTTAAACTCTCCTATATTAAAGACAGCTATTTTTCGACATTATCTCAAGGAGAGCAGAGAAGAATACTTTTGGCAAGGGCATTTATGAATGAGCCTGATTTACTGATACTTGATGAGCCCTGTTCGGGATTCGATGTAAAATCGAGAGAATATTTTCTGAAAGTACTTCAGGAAAATGCCGAAATGAAAAACAGTACACCGTTTATATATGTAACTCATCAAATAGAAGAAATTATACCTTCAATAACTCATGTGGCACTTTTAAGTGAGGGGAAAATAAAGGCGAAAGGCAAGAAAAAGGATATTTTAAATGATGAGCTGCTGTCTCAAATATTTGAAATAAATGTGAGAGTGGAATGGGAAAATGAAAGACCGTGGCTTATTGTAAAATAATAATTTGTTAGTAAAAAATATAATATATAAAAAAATTAGGAGGATTTAAAATGGCAGGAAACATTTTAGGAACAACAGTTTATTACGATGCGGATTGTAATTTGAATAAATTGGCAGGAAAGAAAATAACAATTTTGGGGTACGGATCTCAAGGACATGCTCATGCTTTGAACTTGAAAGAAAGTGGTATGGATGTAACAGTAGGGGTTGTAAAAGGTTCAAAATCATGGGAACGGGCTGAAGAAGCAGGATTTACAGTGAAAGAAACTTCTGAAGCTGTGAAAAATGCTGATATAGTTATGATTCTGATTCCTGATGAATTGCAGGCGGATGTTTATGCAAAAGATGTGGCACCTAACTTGAAAGAGGGAGTTTATTTGGGATTCGGACACGGATTCAATATACATTTCGGGAAAATAAAACCTAGAGAGGATATAAATGTATTCATGGTTGCTCCTAAAGGACCGGGACATCTTGTAAGAAGAACATTCCAGGAAGGAAGCGGAGTACCTTGTCTTATAGCCGTAGAAAAAGATCCGAGCGGAGATACTAAAGAAGTAGCTCTTGCATGGGCATCGGGTATCGGAGGAGGAAGATCAGGAATACTTGAAACTACTTATAAACAGGAAACGGAAACAGATTTGTTCGGAGAACAGGCAGTTTTATGCGGAGGAGTTGTAGAATTAATGAAAACAGGATTTGAAGTGTTGACAGAAGCGGGATATGATCCTGTAAATGCTTATTTTGAATGTCTGCACGAAATGAAACTTATTGTAGACTTGATTTATGAAGGAGGTCTTGCTACAATGAGAAATTCCATTTCAAATACGGCAGAATACGGAGATTACATAACAGGTCCTAAAATTATTACTCCTGAAACTAAAAAAGCTATGCAGGGTATTTTGGCGGATATTCAGTCAGGCAAGTTTGCCGATGACTTCCTTGCTGACTCTAAAGCAGGGCAACCGTTCCTAAAAGCTAAAAGAGAAGAATTTGCAAAACATGAAGTAGAAAAAGTAGGAGCTGAATTGAGAAATTTAATGAGTTGGATAAAGAAATAGGTTTTTAAAAAGAAGGTTAAATAAAGTAATATATTAACTGAAAAAGAGGGTATTTTCAAATATAATTTGAACCCTCTTTTCTATTATCTCTCAAACATTTCACTCAAATCATCATATTTCATAATATCTTGAACAATTTCTTCAATTTCGGAATTTTTAACTTTAAAGTTAGTCGGAACATTTTTTATTTTAAAACTCTTAAAAATTGAATCATCGCTGTCAAAAAATGCAGGAAAAGTAAATTTACTGTCTTTTACATATTGCTTTGTGTTTTCCAACGATGTTTTTCTATTTGTAAATATAACTATGACATTTATTTTATCTTTATTTTCTTCGTAAAATTTCTGAATTTCCGGCAGTTCCTGATGGCAATGCGGGCACCATTCGGCAGCCATTACAATCAGAGTTTCTTTTCCGTTGTTAAATATTCTTCTGCTGTTTACTTTTCTTTCGTCCAAGTTTTCCAATTTGAGATTAGGTATCTTAGCTCCTACCTCGGGATTTATATTGATTTCTTTAGCATAACCTGAGAAAAATACCATAAACATTGAGAAAATAACTAATAATCTTTTCATTGAAATCGCTCCTTTTATAATTTTTGTATTTATATAAGTATAGCATATTTTTCTTTAATTATTGTTATAAATTTTAAATATTTTTCTTCTCTTAAAAAATAAAGAAAAAAGTGCTATAATAACTAAATTATTAAATTTAAAAAGAAAAGTAAAAGGAGAAAAGTAAAATGATTTTTTTTAAGTCGTTGGAAAGTATATTTCCTATAATTTTTATGATTGCAATAGGATATATACTCAGAAAAAAAGACTGGTTTCACGACAGTTTCAGTGAAAATGTTTCAAAAGTAATAACAAATATTGCCTTACCTGCATCTATATACGTAGCAGTTTCCCGTAACTTAACGTTGGAAACACTTGTGTCAATGTCAGACAGACTGATTTATACTTTTGCATCGTTTATTATCGGCTATATAATAGCTGTTTTTATGGTGAAAATCTTTAAAATAAGACCCGGAAGAAGAGGAATATTTATAAATGCTTTTGTAAATGCCAACACTATATTTATCGGTATGCCTTTAAATATAGAATTATTTGGAGAGCAGAGTTTACCTTATTATCTGATGTATTATATAACAAATACCGTTTCTATATGGACTCTCGGAGCATTTTTTGTTTCCAATGATACTCTGGATATAGATAATAAAAAGAAAGGTGTAAACTGGAAAAAAATCTTTTCTCCTCCTTTGATAGGATTTATAGTAGCATTATTACTTTTGGCTTTTAATATAAAAAT belongs to Pseudoleptotrichia goodfellowii and includes:
- the ilvC gene encoding ketol-acid reductoisomerase — encoded protein: MAGNILGTTVYYDADCNLNKLAGKKITILGYGSQGHAHALNLKESGMDVTVGVVKGSKSWERAEEAGFTVKETSEAVKNADIVMILIPDELQADVYAKDVAPNLKEGVYLGFGHGFNIHFGKIKPREDINVFMVAPKGPGHLVRRTFQEGSGVPCLIAVEKDPSGDTKEVALAWASGIGGGRSGILETTYKQETETDLFGEQAVLCGGVVELMKTGFEVLTEAGYDPVNAYFECLHEMKLIVDLIYEGGLATMRNSISNTAEYGDYITGPKIITPETKKAMQGILADIQSGKFADDFLADSKAGQPFLKAKREEFAKHEVEKVGAELRNLMSWIKK
- a CDS encoding AEC family transporter, translated to MIFFKSLESIFPIIFMIAIGYILRKKDWFHDSFSENVSKVITNIALPASIYVAVSRNLTLETLVSMSDRLIYTFASFIIGYIIAVFMVKIFKIRPGRRGIFINAFVNANTIFIGMPLNIELFGEQSLPYYLMYYITNTVSIWTLGAFFVSNDTLDIDNKKKGVNWKKIFSPPLIGFIVALLLLAFNIKMPKMINSTMQYIGNIVTPLSLMYIGIVLADARLRNIRFDKDTILALVGRFVLSPVVMVVLLMIGMSLGGNLTPLDTKTYVIQSAAPVFAVLPILANEADGDVKYATNVVTTSTILFALVIPILMMFLK
- a CDS encoding TlpA family protein disulfide reductase, with translation MKRLLVIFSMFMVFFSGYAKEININPEVGAKIPNLKLENLDERKVNSRRIFNNGKETLIVMAAEWCPHCHQELPEIQKFYEENKDKINVIVIFTNRKTSLENTKQYVKDSKFTFPAFFDSDDSIFKSFKIKNVPTNFKVKNSEIEEIVQDIMKYDDLSEMFER
- a CDS encoding class I SAM-dependent methyltransferase, with the protein product MENFIKNKIRESMENMENRKKKVQVTEDVIKKGKHWNTEKYEKNARFVSDYGIDVISWLDPKPHEYILDLGCGDGVLTKKIIEFGCKVLGVDGSLEFVNAAKKIGVNAVQGDGENLNFEEEFDAIFSNAALHWMTDQEKVISGVSKGLKKGGRFVVEMGGAGNLEKIQKVITETVSEYGYKIKKCWFLPTESEERKLLEKYGLKVNKMSFFKRPTSLPTGIKEWLWTITVPLLGNVPEELHGEIIEKIAKKLESRLEYKNDKYIADYVRLRFIAYKE
- the leuD gene encoding 3-isopropylmalate dehydratase small subunit encodes the protein MKPFTKYEGTIVPIMNDNIDTDQLIPKQYLKSIEKTGFGDYVFDEWRYNEDGTDNMNFNLNKPEYKKGTILITGDNFGCGSSREHAAWALQDYGFHVIVAGGYSGIFYMNWLNNGHLPITLSEKERLELAALRGDEKVIVDLENNKLSANGKEYTFELEETWKQRLLKGLDSIGLTLEYENEIRAFEEKRK
- a CDS encoding ABC transporter ATP-binding protein, with translation MNRNIKEKEILHYENVTFKRDGKIILDNVNWHIDSGENWVLLGLNGSGKSTILGMIPAYIFPTRGEVRVFGHKFGNYVWENIKNRVGFVSSSLNSFLSTLNWEKAEDVVISGKFSSIGIYREITEKDREKARKIIENFKLSYIKDSYFSTLSQGEQRRILLARAFMNEPDLLILDEPCSGFDVKSREYFLKVLQENAEMKNSTPFIYVTHQIEEIIPSITHVALLSEGKIKAKGKKKDILNDELLSQIFEINVRVEWENERPWLIVK
- the leuC gene encoding 3-isopropylmalate dehydratase large subunit gives rise to the protein MGKNKSKTLFDKVWEKHVITGNPGEAQLLYIDLHLIHEVTSPQAFSGLRLAGRKVRRPDLTFGTMDHNTPTIPEQRMNILDKISKAQLDALKANCEEFGIELLDMFNDKNGIVHMVGPELGLTQPGKTIVCGDSHTATHGAFGALAFGIGTSEVEHVLATQTIWQKKPKTMGIEITGKLQKGVYAKDIILYIIKTYGIGLGNGYAFEFFGDTIRALSMEERMTICNMAIEGGGKSGIIAPDETTFEYVRGRKYAPQGEEMERKIAEWRELYTDSVEAFDKYIKIDVSNLVPQVTWGTNPEMGMDITEVFPDIKDHNDEKAYEYMGLEPGNSPKDIKLKHVFIGSCTNGRLSDLEIVANIVKGKKVHSNIKAVVVPGSQTVKRLAEEKGIDKILKDAGFQWREAGCSTCLGMNPDQIPGGEHCASTSNRNFEGRQGKGARTHLVSPAMAAAAAIHGHFIDVRFEEGV
- the leuB gene encoding 3-isopropylmalate dehydrogenase; this translates as MDYKIALLKGDGIGPEIVDEAVKVLDKIGQKYGHKFEYTQGYLGGESIDRYGVPLSKETTEICKSSDSVLLGAVGGPEWDNIEPEKRPEKGLLAIRKELGVYTNLRPAILFNVLKDASPLKSEIIGNGLDIMIVRELTGGLYFGQREYSEEKAHDTLSYTRAEIERIAKKAFEIAKLRNKKLTSVDKRNVLDTSKLWRKIVNEISKDYPEVEVSHMYVDNAAIQLIANPGQFDVILTENMFGDILSDEASMLTGSLGMLPSASLGEGKIGLYEPSHGSAPDIAGQNIANPIATVLSAAMMLRYSFGLPEEADTIEKAVDKALQDGYRTADIYTEGTKKVGTKEMGDRIAERI